The DNA region CCGCCGCCACGGAATGGTCGATGTCATGAACCTATCCACAGCACTGGTCACGGGTGCGAACAAGGGCATCGGCAAGGAGATCGCGCGGCAGCTCGCCGCCGAGGGGCTGACCGTCTACGTCGGATCGCGCGACGCGGACCGCGGCCGGAGGGCGGTCGAGGAGATCGGCGGCGACGCCCGGCTGCTGGTGCTCGACGTCACCGACGCCGGGAGCGTCGCCGCGGCGGCCAAGGAGGTGGAGAGCCTGGACATCCTGGTCAACAACGCCGGTGTCCAGGTGGACGGCGGATCCGCGCCGGACGCCGGCGTGGACAGCTTCCGGCGTACGTACGAGACGAACGTCTTCGGCGTCCTCGCGGTCACCAACGCGTTCCTGCCGGCGCTGCGCCGCTCGGCTTCGCCCCGGATCGTCAACGTCTCCAGCGGGACCGGATCGCTGACGTGGAGCGCGGATCCGGAGCACCACTTCGCCGCCTCGGCCGGCGCCGCCGCGGCCTACCGCTCGTCCAAGTCGGCACTCAACGCGTTGACGCTCTTCTACGCCCAGGCGCTCGCGGACGAGGGGTTCAAGGTGAACGCGCTGGCCCCGGGCCTGCGGGCGACCGACCTCGCCCCGGGGATCGCCGAGAGCGGTGGGGACCCGGCCGAGGGCGCGGCCGGCGCCGTCAGGCTGGCCCTGCTGCCCGGTGACGGCCCCACCGGCGGCTTCTTCTCCTGGGACGGAACGCCCGTCCCCTGGTAGGACCGGTCGCTCCCGTCAGACGGGGACGGGAACGGGCACGTGGGCCGTGCTCCGGCGGCGCTCGGCCTCGGCGCGGGTCGTCGCCTCCCTGACGGGGCGCCGCACGAGCATCCCCACCAGCGTGGCGGCGGCCGCGCTGCCCAGTCCGATGACCCAGCCCGCCGGGCCGAGCGGCCGGCAGCCGAAGACCGTGCTGACCCCCGGCACCGTGACGATGAGCCACAGGACGGCCAGCGACGACAGCGACGCGAGCACGACGATCCTGTCCCGGCCGCCGCCCGAGAGCGTCTGCAGGAGCTGGGCGGACACGAGCGCGACCAGGCCGATGGTGTCCGCGCGCACGCGGGTGCCGGTCATGCGGCCCAGGATCCACGCGGCCGTCGCCGCCGCCGTCGTGACCGCCGCGCGCAGGTAGATGTCGCGGGTCAGCGACGCGCCCAGCGACGCCTCCGGGCCCTCGGCGAGCAGCTTGTCCGGGTCGGTCGAGGCGGGCGGCCGCACGGCCACCGCCATGGCCGGCACCATGTCGGTGAGCAGGTTGACCAGCAGGAGCTGCCGGGCGTTGAGCGCGCTGCCGCCCGCCAGCAGGTTGGACCCCACGGTGAAGGCGATCTCGCCGATGTTGCCGCCGAGGAGGATGCTCAGCGCGTCGCGCACCGAGGTCCACATCGCCCTGCCCTCGACGATGGCGTCCACGATCGTCTCGATGCGGTCGTCGGTGACGACGAGGTCGGCGGCGGCCCGCGCGGCGGGCGTCGCCCGCGAACCGAGGGCGATGCCCACGTCGGCCGTGCGGATGGCGGGCGCGTCGTTGGCGCCGTCTCCGGTGACGGCGACGACCTCACCCGCCCGGCGCAGGCACGTGACGATCCTGGCCTTGTGCGCGGGGGTGGTCCTGGCGAAAACCGCCACGTCGGGCAGCACCTTGGTCAGCGTCTCGTCGTCCAGTTCGTCCAGCTCGGGGCCGGTCATGACGCGCTGGCCGTTCAACGCGTTCAGCTCGACCGCGATCGCCTCGGCGGTGCTGGGATGGTCGCCGGTGACCATGACGATCCGCACCCCGGCCCGCATGAGGCGCCTGACGCTCTCCGCGGCCGTGGACCTGACCGGGTCGGCCAGGCCGAGGAAGCCGAGGAAGCACAGCTCCTCGATGCGCGACTCGTCGAGGTCGCTCCGGTCGGAGGCGGGCCGCTGCGCGACGGCGAGCACGCGGTATCCCTGCCGGGCCAGCCGTTCCACCTCCTGCTCCAGCTCGGCGCGTACGGTCTCGTCGCAGGGGACGGGACCGGTGTCGCGGTGCACGGTGGTGCAGTGGGTGAGCACGATCTCGGGGGCGCCCTTCACACTGAGCAGGTGCCCGTGCTCGGTGCGGCCGAGCACCGCGTGGTAGCCCCGGCCCGGCTCGAACGGCATCTCGTCCACGCGCTCCCAGCTCTCCAACCCTTCGGCGGGCGTGACGTTCAGCCGCTGGGCGCCGTCGAGCACGGCGCGGTCGGTCGGGTGGGCGATCACCCGTCCCACACCGGACTTGGGACTGGCCCGTACGGCCGCGGCGAGGACGCGCCGCAGCCCGGCGTCCGTCTCCTCGAGCAGCTCCTCGACCGGGCGGCCGGCGCGCCCGTCCGACACGTGCCGCAGGTTGATGCGGCCCTCGGTCAGCGTGCCCGTCTTGTCGAAGCACAGCACGTTGACCCGCCCCAGGGCCTCGATCGTGGACGGGTTGCGCACCAGCGCGGCACGCCTGGACAGCCGCCGCGCCGCGGCCAGCTCCGCCACGGTGGCGATGAACGGGAGCCCCTCGGGCACGGCGGCGACCGTCAGGCTCACGGCCGGCGTGAGCGCCGCGGCCAGCGACCGTCCGCGCAGGAGGTCGGTGACGAGCAGTGCCAGCCCGGAGGCGATCGAGATCGGCAGGATGCGGCTGCTCAGCTCCCGCAGGCGCAGCTCCACCCCCGTGGGCGGGCTCGGCTCGCCCGCGAGCCTGGCGCTGCGCCCCGACTCGGTCATGTCGCCGGTCGCGACGACCACCGCACGTCCGCTGCCCGCCGCGATCGACGTGCCCAGGTAGACCATCGAGCTGCGGTCGGCGATGGCCGCCGCCACGGTCGGCGCGGCCGTCTTGGCGACGAGCTGGGACTCTCCGGTGAGCGTGGACTCGTCCACCTCCAGCCCGACGGCCTTGATCACGCGGGCGTCGGCGGGCACGGCGTCCCCGGCGCGCAGCTCGATGACGTCGCCGGGCGCGAGCTCGGCCGTCGTCGTCTCGACGACTCCCTCGGGGCGGCGCAGCCGTACGAGGACCTCGGTCGACTCGGTCAGGCGGTGCAGCGCCCGGTCGGCCTTGAACCGCTGCACGCCCCCGAGGAACGCGTTGATGACCATCACGCCGCTGATCAGCACGGCGTCGAGGGCCGAGCCGACGAGGGCCGATATCCCCGCGCCGGTGGCGAGGGCGGGCGTGAGCGGGTTCGCGAGCTCCTCCACCGTGGCCCGGGCCAGCGAGTGCGGGCCCTCCGCCTTCTCCGGCGCGGCCTCGGCGCGGCGCCTGCCCGCCTCCTGCTCGGCGATTCCCTGGACGGAGGAGCGGAGCCGGGAAAGCACCTCGTCGGCGGACATGGCGTGCCAGGGCGTGGTGTCGGCGCGCGGCGGGGTGGGGACGCGTCCCGCGTTCTGCCCGGACCATTCGCCCAGCACGATGGCGGCCAGCGAGACGACGGCGCTGGCCAGCTGCGCCCGGCGCAGGGCCGTGGCGGCCGGGCCCGCGACGGCCAGCAGGGTGCCGACCACCGCGCCGGCCGCGCCGAGCCGTACGGCGTTCCCGCTGGTGGCGCGGGCGCGGGGCAGGCAGCGCAGGAACAGGTGGACCCCGTGCAGCTCGCCGGCCACGTCGGCGTCCCAGGGCACGATGCCCTCCGGGCCGGCGGCCTCCGGGACGACCACTCCCACGCCGATGTCGGCCTGGGCGAGCGCGTGCGCGGCGCCCCGGGACACGACGACCACGCACCGGCCCTTCTCCTGCAGGTCGTACACGTGTCCGGCGAGTTCTTCGCCGCCCGGCAGCGTACGGCCGATCGCGAGGCGCTGCGCCAGGCCCTCGTCGCCGCCCGCGAGGAAGACGGCGCCGGCCGCCTTGGCCGCGCCGACGACGGGCACGGCCAGGGCGTCGATCTCCCGCGCGAGCCCGGCGACGGCGACCCGGGTGCCGTTCCTGGACACCTCCACCGCCCGCAGCCCGCGCGACCGCCACAGGGCGGCGTCCGCGACCAGGCCTTCGAGATCGGGCAGCGGCCGGACCGACCAGCCCTTCAGGGTCCGGGCGCGGCCGGGGTCGGAGAAGTCGATGAGGGAGTAGAGCCGGGAGTACAGCTCGTCGGTGTCCTGCCCTTCGAGCAGCGGCTCGACGCGGTCGATCGTCCACGAGCCGGTGGTCAGGGCGGCGGCGTCCAGGACGACGGTGTCGACGCGGTCCATCGTGCGCAGGCAGTCGGCGTCGAAGACGACCGTGTCGTGCTTGCCGAGCGCGCGGCTGATCGCGCCGGCGAACGCCTCGCGGCTGAGGTCGGCGACCCTGGGGGTGGCCGAGATGAGAACGGCGGCGGCCCGCTCGCCGCGGGCGAACACCCGGGCCACCGCGTAGGCGGCGGCGCTGATGGGGGCGACCACGTCCGCGTAGCGTTCGACCGGGCCGTGCGGCAGGTGCGTCGGGCGCCGCCGGGCCTCCGCCCGGATGTGGCGCCAGGCCCCCGGGCGGGAGGCCAGCCGCTCCTCGAGCTCCTCCCAGGCGTACCGGCTCGCCCTGGTCTCGACGTAGCGGCTCACGTTCGCGAAGGCCTGCACGAACAGTGCCACGGGGCGGAGCGTGAGCGTCTGGGTGACGAGGTTGGCGGTGGTGAACAGGGCCTCGGTGGGACCGCGCCCCAGCCGGTGGTCGAGCTGCTCGCGGATGGCGGGCGTGGCGTTGACCAGTTGCACCATCGCGGGGACGGCCGCCGGGAGCTGCGGGGCCCGCAGCGCCCTGCCCAGGAAGATCAGCCCGATCCCGGCGACGCCGGCCGTCAGCCGTACGGTCGCCCGCAGGTGTTCCTCCACGAGGTGGACGGGACTCTCCCGGGCGTGCTCCTCCTGCCCGTCGAGCTCCGCGGTCACGGCCAGGAGCTCGTCCTGGTCGACCCGGCCCGGGTCGCAGGCGACGAAGACGGCGCCGACGCGGCCGTTGACCTCCGCACGCTCGACGCCGTGGACGGCCTCCAGCCGTTCCTCCAGCCGTCCCGCGGCGGCCTCGGAGCCGGGCCGGCCGATCCCGCGCAGGTCGATGCGCAACCCACCGGGGCACAGGCGCATCTCGCGGGGGCACGGAAGCAGATCTCGGAACGGCTCGGGCAGCACGCCGCGCAGCAGGGCCGCGGACGTGTTGAGCACCCGGTTCAGGATCACATCACCCCTCCTCGCGAGAGTCGGGGGGAACTCACGGATGAATCCCGCCTGAACCCGTATGAAGGCTCAGACGCTGGTCATAACGGTCGTACGACCGTCGTCGGTTACCTTTCCTCCATCCGGAGCAGGAGAAACGCGGGATATGGGAAACCCGGAGAACGGTAGACGCGCCGCCCGCGATGGGCGCGGGCGGGGGGCCCGGGTGGAACCGCGGGGTCAGCCGACGGTGAAGGCGGGCCAGTCGAGGAGGGCGAGCAGCCTCCGCAGCGCCGGCGTGGCGTTGTGCAGCCGGATCGGCCGGCCCAGGGGCATGTCGGACAGCAGTGCCAGGGCGCGCAGGCCGTAGAGGTCGATGAACTGGAGTTCGGCGACGTCCACGGTTCCCGTCCCCGGCCTCGTCCACTCCCTGAGGAGGGTGTCGGCCATCGCGTCGCCGTTGGTGAGATCGATCTGCCCGATCAGTCGTACGGAGCCGTCGTCGGAGGTGCGTACGACCAGTTGCTTGTCGAGATAGAGCAGGTTCTGCTTGCGCAGAGCGGATTCGAACGAACCATTGATGGTCATCATGTCGGAGCCGCCTTCCTGTAGAGGGGCAGCCAACTCCGAGCATCACCGTCGCCGCTCGCCGCTGTCAACCGAAGCGCGGTCCCCGCGCCCGCCCCGCCGATCACCGGCCCGCCGTCGCATGGCCCGCGGCCTGCGCCGAAGCCCTATGGGCCGCACGGCGGGACGGTGACGTATTTCACGTTTATCGCCCCGGACGACGTCTCAGGGTTTGTGGGCGACGGCACCGACGAACGTGTGGTAGGTGATGCCGTGTTCGACAAAGTCGCCGGGATCCGGCCGCCACTCGGCGAGCGGCACCAGGCCGGGCTCGAGGATCGGCAGGTCGCCGAAGTAGGCGAGGATCTCGTCGCGGGTGCGCCACCGGCCCGTGCCGAGGTTCTCGTTGAACAGCCTCTCGGCCGACGTGGCCTGCGCCGACACCTCGGGCATGGCCGGCCCCGGGTTGTGGAAATGGGACAGCGCCAGATAGCTGCCGGAGGGCAGGGCCGAGCGGAAACGGGCGGCGATGCCCTGGGGGTCCTCGTGGTCGTTGACGTGGTGCAGGATCGCGAACAGCAGCAGGGCCACCGGCTGGTCGAAGTCGATGAGCGCCCCGACCGAGGGGTGGTTCAGGATCGACTCCGGGTCACGGATGTCGGCCTCGACGACCGTGGTGCTCCCGTTCGTGGCGAGCAGCGCCCGGCCGTGCGCGAGCACGATCGGGTCGTTGTCGACGTAGACGACCCGCGCCTCCGGGGCGATTTCCTGGGCCACCTCGTGCACGTTGCCCTGGGTCGGCAGACCCGAGCCGATGTCGAGGAACTGCCGGATGCCCGCCTCGGCCGCGAGATAACGGACGACGCGCCGGAGGAAGGCGCGGTTCGCGCGGCCCGCCGCGGGAGCGTCCGGCGCGATCAGCAACGTCGCCTCGCCCACCTGCCGGTCGATGGCGAAGTTGTCCTTCCCGCCGAGGAAGAAGTCGTAGACACGGGCGATGCTCGGTTTGCTCGTGTCGATCCTGGTCGCCGCCTGCTCGTCGTCCGCCGGGGCACCGCTCACGTGCTGGTCGTCGTCGGCCATGATCCGTCCTGCTCCCTCGCTGTACGGGTCCAGATCGCGATCATGGTAAATCCCCCGGGGGCCGCGGGGAGGATGTTTGCGATAACTGGCACGAACAGCTCGCCCAACGGGCGAAGCCGGGCGCATCCGGCCAGTCGTGCCTGTCGGACCAGTCGGGGCATTCGGCCGGCCGGGCGCATCGGGTCGGCGGGGTCGGCGGGTGTGGGTCAGTCCGGGTCGGCGGGGTCGGCGGCTGTGGGCCGGCCCGATCGGTCCGGATCGGCCGAGTCGACCGGTGGGCGGCCGCCGAGAGGACGGCCGCCCACCGGTCGCCGAATCAGACGCTGACGCCGACCCCGCCGCGTGTCTGCGCGCCGTACCGCTCCAGCTCCTTGGCCAGGTCGAGCGGCCTGATCTGGCTGCGCCCCGCCAGGGTCTCCTCGGTGAGCAGGTCCGCGGGCACCAGCCAGGAGACCTCGAACTCCAGCCCGTCCGGGTCCTTCGCGTACAGGGCCTTGGTGGTGGAGTGGTCGGAGGCGCCGACCAGGGCGTTCATCTCGGTCAGCGTGGCCGCGATCCGCTGCAGCTCGGCGAGCGTGTCCACCTCCCACGCGAGGTGGTAGAGGCCGACCGTCGCGCGCCCGGCGGACGACGGCCCCGCCTGCGTCCCGATCTGGAACAGCCCGAGGTCGTGGTCGTTCGAGGATCCCTCGGCCTGCAGGAACGCGGCCCCGGGGAACGCCTGGACGACGCGGAACCCGAGGGCTTCCTGGTAGAAGGCCACGCTGCGGGAGACGTCCCGCACGTAAAGCACGGCATGGTTGAGTCGCTGGACCGGCATGACGCCCTCCCGAAAACTTGAACTCTCAAGTAATTGTACCTCGCCGGTTCTCCCGGAAACTGTCGGTGGCAGGTCGTACGGTGGCCAGCGGCAGAGCCGCCAGGGGGTGGCGGGCCGCCCACCGGGGTTCCGTACGGCGCCGGAGCGGGCGGTCAGTAGCGGCGCCGGCGTCGGGGCCGGCAGAGGGGGGCGTCATGATCGTCGACAGGGCGACGCGGGAGCGCGAGGACAACCTGGTCCTGTTCCGGGCGGTGCACGAGGTCGCCGTCCGCCATGCCGGTGCGCCATTCCACCAGGTGATCGCGGCGCTGACCTCCTGCCTGCCCGGCACGCCCCGGCTGGCCGCCGACGAGCTGCGGCGCATCGCCGAGGAGATCAGCCTCGGCCGCGATCCCTCGGGCCTGTGATCCCCGTGGGCCGCACGTGCCGGGTGGGTCCCGGGATCGCCGTCCGGGACAGTGGGGGGCCCGCGTGAACGTCGTGGAGTTCCGCCTCGACCCGCCTGCCGGAGACTGGGCTTTCGGGAACGTGGAGATCCTCGTCGACGGGGTCCCGCTCCGCGACCTGGCCAAGGTCGTCGAAGCGCCCTTCGCCGCATCCGAAGGGCACCCCGGCATCGCAGGCGCGTATGAGGGACTGTCGGAACGGTTGTGCTGGCCCAGCCGCCATTTCCTCGGCGAACCGGAACTGCGGTGGTTCGACGAGGGGGAGACCGTCCTGCTGGGCTGCGACTGCGGTGAGTGGGGCTGCTGGCCTCTGACCGCCCGGGTGGAGGTCACCGGTACGACCGTCGTCTGGAGCGGCTTCCGCAACGGTCACCGGGACGGCCAGTGGGATCTGAGCGCGCTCGGGCCCTTCGTCTTCGAGCGCGGGCAGTACGAGGCCGCGCTGCGGGCCACTCAGCGGGACGACGGCGCCCGCTAGCCCTGCAGGAGGGCGGCGGGGTCGGCCATGACCTGCTCGATCACCTGGCCGGCGGCGCCGAGGGCGGCGGCCTCGGCGCCGAGCCGTGAGACGACCACGGGCGGCACGGCGCCGCGCATCTGCCCGAGGTGGGCCTTCAGCGTGTCGGCGACCGTGTGACCGATCCAGGGGAAGAGCGGTGCGTAGATCCCGCCCAGGACGATCGCGTCGGGGTCCACCAGGTTGACCGCCGACGACAGGGCCACGCCGAGCGCCCACGCGGCCCGCTCACACGCGGCACGCGCGTTCTCGTCGCCCTCCCGGAGCCGGGAAAGCACCCACGACAGGCCCTGCTGCGCGGGAAGGAGCATCTCCGGCGAGGGCGACGCGGACGTCACCACCGCCTCCGCCCAGCTCGTGCGGCCGAGATGCGGCGGCGGCCCGTCGTCGTCCCCGGCCCCTGCGCCGGAGGCCGCGCCTGCTTCGGCGCCGTCCGCCACACGGTGGCTCGTCCCCGCTCCGCCGTCGGCCGTGGTCCCTGCTCCGCCGTGATCCGGCACGCCGGAGGTCGTCAGCGCCCTGTCGCGGGCTCCACCGGTCGCCTGGTCCGTGCCTTCGCGCGGCTCGTCTGCCGGCACCTCCACGGACGCCCCCGCCCGCCGCGTACCGGCGGCGGGACCGATCGGCGCGGCGCCGCGGACGGCGGTCAGGAGGGCGTCCTGCCCGGCGTACTGTTCGAGGCAGCCACGGCCGCCGCAGCGGCACGGCGGGCCGCCGGGGGAGACGACGATGTGCCCGAGCTCGCCGGCCAGGCCGTGCGCGCCCCGGAAGAGCCGGCCGCGGACCACGAGACCGGCGCCGATGCCGATCTCTCCCGACACGTGCAGGAAGTCGGGCAGGCCGGATCCGAACCACAGCTCGCCGAGCGCGGCCAGGTTTGCCTCGTTCTCCACACCTACGGGGAAGGGGAACCGCAGGAGCGACGCCAGCGGCACATCGCGCCAGCCGAGGTTCGGCGCGTTGTGGACGACCCCGCTGGTCATGTCCACAGGACCCGGTACGGCCAGCACGCCGCCGACCACCCGCAGGCCTTTCTCCACAGCTTCGTCCACAACCGTGGCGGCCAAATCCCCAAGTCGCGCGATCACATCCACAGGGGCCGCGGTCCGGTTGTCCACAGCCTGTGTACGGCGCAGCCGTACCGTCCGGGCGAGGTCGACCACGCACACCGCGAGGTAGTCGACGTTGACCTCGAGCCCGAGGGCGGCGATGCGCCGCCCGCTGATCCGGATCTCGACCCCGGGCCTGCCGCGCTCGCCGTCGCGCACGGTCCCGGTCTCCACCACGAGCCCGCCCTCGATGAGGTCGGCGACGAGCTTGGACACCGTCGTCTTGGTCAGGCCGGTGATCTCGGCAAGGGCGGCGCGTGTCACCGACCCCCGGGCGCCGACCGCGCCGAGGACGAGCGCCAGGTTCCGGGCGCGCATCGCGTCATGCCGCAGGGCCTGCGTCATCGCACCTCCTCGCCCGTGGTGCGCACCACCGGTAACGCGGGCGTCATCGCGCTCCTTCACGTGTGTCCCGTCTCACACCCCGCGGCCCGCGTCATCACATCCTCCACTGAGTGGCGTTGATAACACCGACACACCCTCTTGACCGTACGGCTTGTCACGTCCGATATTTAGTCCACAACATAGACTAATTCGGAGGCGATTCATGTACACCCCCACTCCCGAGGACCGATTCACGTTCGGGCTGTGGACCGTCGGCTGGCAGGCGCGCGACCAGTTCGGCGACGCGTCCCGGGCTCCGCTGGACCCGGTCGAGAGCGTCCACCGCCTGGCCGAGCTCGGCGCGTACGGTGTGACCTTCCACGACGACGACCTCCTCGCGGTGGAGCCGGACCGGGCCAAGGCGATCGAGAACCTCAAGAAGGCGCTGGCCGACACCGGCATGAAGGTGCCGATGGCCACCACCAACCTCTTCACCCACCCGATCTTCAAGGACGGCGGGTTCACCAGCAACGACCGCGAGGTCCGGCGCTACGCCCTGCGCAAGGTCATGCGCAACATCGACCTCGCCGCCGAGCTGGGCGCCAAGACGTACGTGTGCTGGGGCGGCCGTGAGGGCGCCGAGTCCGAGGCCGCCAAGGACGTGCGGGTCGCGCTCGACCGCTACAAGGAGGGCTTCGACCTCCTGTGCCAGTACGTGATCGACAAGGGCTACGACATCCGCTTCGCCGTCGAGCCCAAGCCGAACGAGCCGCGCGGCGACATCCTGCTCCCGACGATCGGGCACGCCCTGGCGTTCATCAACTCGCTCGAGCACCCCGAGATGGTGGGCCTCAACCCCGAGACCGGTCACGAGCAGATGGCCGGCATGAACTTCGTGCACGGCATCGCGCAGGCGCTGTGGCACGGCAAGCTGTTCCACATCGACCTCAACGGCCAGCACGGCCCGAGGTTCGACCAGGACCTCATCTTCGGCCACGGCGACGTCAAGAACGCGTTCTTCCTCGTCGACCTGCTGGAGAACGGCGGCTACGACGGCCCGCGCCACTTCGACTACAAGCCGCTGCGCACCGAGGACAAGCAGGACGTCTGGGACTCGGCCGCGGCCAACATGCGGACCTACCTCATCTTCAAGGAGAAGTCGAAGGCCTACCGCGCCGACCCCGAGGTGCAGGAGGCGCTGGAGGCCAGCAAGTGCAACGAGCTGGCCCAGCCGACCCTCGCCACGGGCGAGACCTACGAGGACATCCTGGCCGAGTCGATCGACGTGGACGCGGTGGCGGAGCGCGGCTACCACTTCACCCGGCTCAACCAGCTCGCGCTGGAGCACCTCCTCGGCGTGCGCGGCTGAACGGATCAGTGAGAGCGGAGGGACGACTGTGACGCTGGTCGCGGGGGTCGACTCGTCGACCCAGAGCTGCAAGGTCGTCATCCGGGACGCGGAGAGCGGGGCCCTCGTGCGCGAGGGCCGCGCCCCCCACCCCGACGGCACGGAGGTCCATCCCGACCACTGGTGGACCGCGCTGCAGAGCGCGATCGAGCAGGCGGGCGGCCTGGCGGACGTCGCCGCCGTCAGCGTGGGCGCGCAGCAGCACGGCATGGTCTGCCTCGACGAGGACGGCGAGGTGGT from Microbispora sp. ZYX-F-249 includes:
- a CDS encoding SDR family oxidoreductase — protein: MNLSTALVTGANKGIGKEIARQLAAEGLTVYVGSRDADRGRRAVEEIGGDARLLVLDVTDAGSVAAAAKEVESLDILVNNAGVQVDGGSAPDAGVDSFRRTYETNVFGVLAVTNAFLPALRRSASPRIVNVSSGTGSLTWSADPEHHFAASAGAAAAYRSSKSALNALTLFYAQALADEGFKVNALAPGLRATDLAPGIAESGGDPAEGAAGAVRLALLPGDGPTGGFFSWDGTPVPW
- a CDS encoding cation-translocating P-type ATPase, translating into MILNRVLNTSAALLRGVLPEPFRDLLPCPREMRLCPGGLRIDLRGIGRPGSEAAAGRLEERLEAVHGVERAEVNGRVGAVFVACDPGRVDQDELLAVTAELDGQEEHARESPVHLVEEHLRATVRLTAGVAGIGLIFLGRALRAPQLPAAVPAMVQLVNATPAIREQLDHRLGRGPTEALFTTANLVTQTLTLRPVALFVQAFANVSRYVETRASRYAWEELEERLASRPGAWRHIRAEARRRPTHLPHGPVERYADVVAPISAAAYAVARVFARGERAAAVLISATPRVADLSREAFAGAISRALGKHDTVVFDADCLRTMDRVDTVVLDAAALTTGSWTIDRVEPLLEGQDTDELYSRLYSLIDFSDPGRARTLKGWSVRPLPDLEGLVADAALWRSRGLRAVEVSRNGTRVAVAGLAREIDALAVPVVGAAKAAGAVFLAGGDEGLAQRLAIGRTLPGGEELAGHVYDLQEKGRCVVVVSRGAAHALAQADIGVGVVVPEAAGPEGIVPWDADVAGELHGVHLFLRCLPRARATSGNAVRLGAAGAVVGTLLAVAGPAATALRRAQLASAVVSLAAIVLGEWSGQNAGRVPTPPRADTTPWHAMSADEVLSRLRSSVQGIAEQEAGRRRAEAAPEKAEGPHSLARATVEELANPLTPALATGAGISALVGSALDAVLISGVMVINAFLGGVQRFKADRALHRLTESTEVLVRLRRPEGVVETTTAELAPGDVIELRAGDAVPADARVIKAVGLEVDESTLTGESQLVAKTAAPTVAAAIADRSSMVYLGTSIAAGSGRAVVVATGDMTESGRSARLAGEPSPPTGVELRLRELSSRILPISIASGLALLVTDLLRGRSLAAALTPAVSLTVAAVPEGLPFIATVAELAAARRLSRRAALVRNPSTIEALGRVNVLCFDKTGTLTEGRINLRHVSDGRAGRPVEELLEETDAGLRRVLAAAVRASPKSGVGRVIAHPTDRAVLDGAQRLNVTPAEGLESWERVDEMPFEPGRGYHAVLGRTEHGHLLSVKGAPEIVLTHCTTVHRDTGPVPCDETVRAELEQEVERLARQGYRVLAVAQRPASDRSDLDESRIEELCFLGFLGLADPVRSTAAESVRRLMRAGVRIVMVTGDHPSTAEAIAVELNALNGQRVMTGPELDELDDETLTKVLPDVAVFARTTPAHKARIVTCLRRAGEVVAVTGDGANDAPAIRTADVGIALGSRATPAARAAADLVVTDDRIETIVDAIVEGRAMWTSVRDALSILLGGNIGEIAFTVGSNLLAGGSALNARQLLLVNLLTDMVPAMAVAVRPPASTDPDKLLAEGPEASLGASLTRDIYLRAAVTTAAATAAWILGRMTGTRVRADTIGLVALVSAQLLQTLSGGGRDRIVVLASLSSLAVLWLIVTVPGVSTVFGCRPLGPAGWVIGLGSAAAATLVGMLVRRPVREATTRAEAERRRSTAHVPVPVPV
- a CDS encoding STAS domain-containing protein, yielding MMTINGSFESALRKQNLLYLDKQLVVRTSDDGSVRLIGQIDLTNGDAMADTLLREWTRPGTGTVDVAELQFIDLYGLRALALLSDMPLGRPIRLHNATPALRRLLALLDWPAFTVG
- a CDS encoding SAM-dependent methyltransferase, with the translated sequence MADDDQHVSGAPADDEQAATRIDTSKPSIARVYDFFLGGKDNFAIDRQVGEATLLIAPDAPAAGRANRAFLRRVVRYLAAEAGIRQFLDIGSGLPTQGNVHEVAQEIAPEARVVYVDNDPIVLAHGRALLATNGSTTVVEADIRDPESILNHPSVGALIDFDQPVALLLFAILHHVNDHEDPQGIAARFRSALPSGSYLALSHFHNPGPAMPEVSAQATSAERLFNENLGTGRWRTRDEILAYFGDLPILEPGLVPLAEWRPDPGDFVEHGITYHTFVGAVAHKP
- a CDS encoding VOC family protein; the protein is MPVQRLNHAVLYVRDVSRSVAFYQEALGFRVVQAFPGAAFLQAEGSSNDHDLGLFQIGTQAGPSSAGRATVGLYHLAWEVDTLAELQRIAATLTEMNALVGASDHSTTKALYAKDPDGLEFEVSWLVPADLLTEETLAGRSQIRPLDLAKELERYGAQTRGGVGVSV
- a CDS encoding ROK family transcriptional regulator, whose translation is MTQALRHDAMRARNLALVLGAVGARGSVTRAALAEITGLTKTTVSKLVADLIEGGLVVETGTVRDGERGRPGVEIRISGRRIAALGLEVNVDYLAVCVVDLARTVRLRRTQAVDNRTAAPVDVIARLGDLAATVVDEAVEKGLRVVGGVLAVPGPVDMTSGVVHNAPNLGWRDVPLASLLRFPFPVGVENEANLAALGELWFGSGLPDFLHVSGEIGIGAGLVVRGRLFRGAHGLAGELGHIVVSPGGPPCRCGGRGCLEQYAGQDALLTAVRGAAPIGPAAGTRRAGASVEVPADEPREGTDQATGGARDRALTTSGVPDHGGAGTTADGGAGTSHRVADGAEAGAASGAGAGDDDGPPPHLGRTSWAEAVVTSASPSPEMLLPAQQGLSWVLSRLREGDENARAACERAAWALGVALSSAVNLVDPDAIVLGGIYAPLFPWIGHTVADTLKAHLGQMRGAVPPVVVSRLGAEAAALGAAGQVIEQVMADPAALLQG
- the xylA gene encoding xylose isomerase, translated to MYTPTPEDRFTFGLWTVGWQARDQFGDASRAPLDPVESVHRLAELGAYGVTFHDDDLLAVEPDRAKAIENLKKALADTGMKVPMATTNLFTHPIFKDGGFTSNDREVRRYALRKVMRNIDLAAELGAKTYVCWGGREGAESEAAKDVRVALDRYKEGFDLLCQYVIDKGYDIRFAVEPKPNEPRGDILLPTIGHALAFINSLEHPEMVGLNPETGHEQMAGMNFVHGIAQALWHGKLFHIDLNGQHGPRFDQDLIFGHGDVKNAFFLVDLLENGGYDGPRHFDYKPLRTEDKQDVWDSAAANMRTYLIFKEKSKAYRADPEVQEALEASKCNELAQPTLATGETYEDILAESIDVDAVAERGYHFTRLNQLALEHLLGVRG